From the genome of Patescibacteria group bacterium:
CTTCAATTCGAGGATCCGACTCAATCATTTTTTCTAATGCTTCTCTAAATTTTAAAACTGTTTCGAGTTGAACTGGCTTATCGCCTTCTATTGCTTTTGCAATTTTATCTGCCTCAGCAACAAACTGTTCTGAATCTGGCGTTTCTGCAATTTCAAAACCAGGAGCTTTCTTTACTTCTTCTGATTCTTTAATATCTGCAAATTGTTCAGGTGATCTTGGCATAATAATCTTATATTTTAATTAAATCGTTAAAAAAAGTTTTTATTTGTTCTAAACTCGGTTTATTTTTTCCAATAAAAACTATTTCATCAAAATTTTTTGTACTAATATCTTCTAAATATAATAATTGAGATAAAAATAATTTTTCACTAAATAATTCACCAAAAACATTAGATGCCATTTTAATGATTTCTGGCAATTTAATGCCTGATTTTAAAATTGTATAAATATCTATGTAATCTTTTATATTGGCCCTGCGATTCAAAGCATAAGCTTTTGCAGAAGCAATATCAAGGATATTTAAAATTTTTATATCTTCAAAATTTATTAAATGGCTATTAAATTTGAAAGGATAATATAAAAAAGTTATTTTAACTTTGTTCGACGTCAAAAAAGTCAATTCATCAGAATTGTTAATTAAAATTTTGATTTTGCCAAAAAATTTTTTTACTTTTAAAATTAATTTGCTAGAAATTGGTTTTGAACAAAAAAAATCAAAGTCAATCGATAGACGATGCCCAAGCTGCAGAGCTAAGGCTGTGCCCCCTCCTAAAAAGCCAATATCTTTGAATTCTTTCAATGTGTCCCAATCTTGTTTCATTCTTTCGTTTAAGACTTCATTCTTATAAAATTTCATATGTTCTTATTTTATTTTTTTTAAATATTTATTTTTATCTATTTTTTTAATGCCTAAAAGATGCTGGCAAAGTTTTAAAATATTTGGATAATAAATTCCAGGTTGAGCTTTTAAAAATTCATTTTTTATTGTTTCTCTATGATAAATTTTAAAAAGCTCTCTAATATCATCCATTGTCCCATAAGATAAAACTCGGTGAATGATAAAATTTTTGTTTCTTTCTGGATCGACATTTTTTAAGTTTACGTCCCAAAATAGATATTGATCAATTTTTTTAAGTTTATTCATACTTTAAATTGGCTTATTTACTAAAAGTATATTTGCTATGTAATATTTATAGTCATCTATTCTTATTATATTCTAATTTTTTTCTTTTTCAATTTCAAAACCAGGAGCTTGCTTTTCTGTTCCAGATTCTTTGATATCGGCAAATCGTTCAGGTGATCTTGGCATAATATTTAATTATTATTTTTTTAACAAAATCTATATATAATAATTTTACTCATTACTTGTCACTTAATACTAATTCAGCCCGTTTAACCATTTCATTTTCTTTCTCCATCCAATCCAATCTATTTTTTAAAACCAATTCTTTTGCCTTGCTAATTTCTACCCACAATACTTGATCATGCTCTTTTATAAAATCATTTTGCTTCTCATCAATCAAAGTAAATAAAAAATAATTCGTTACTTTTTTAATTTTTGCATTATCTCTTTCAAATTCAGAATTCAAAAAACCTAAGTAACTTTTTAATTCTACATCATATCCAGTCTCTTCATGTATTTCTCTTTTTGCTGTAACTTCCAATGATTCATTATCTTCAACAGTTCCTTTTGGCAAATGATAAGTATCAGTTTTATCTCTATGCAATAATATAATTTCAATCTTATTATCCTTTTTTCTATATACCACTCCACCGCTAGAAACATGAAAAGGAATTTCTTTTGTACCTTGTAACATAATAAAAATATCAAATTAATAACTAATCAATCAAATTATAGCAAGATTTCCCAAAAATAAAAGGCAAAACCTTAAGAAACTCGGTTTTCTGTCTTTAACTCCTTAGCTATAAATCTTTAATAAATACTATCTTTATAAAACATAATGTTTTCTTTGTACAAAACCGAGTTTCGAATTTTATCAGCAAAACATTGACTTCATCACATTTTTATGTAATACTACTTTGTCCGCCGTAGTCTCGCAAGACGAAGGCGGATTTTATTGCATCCCCACAGCAGGAGGAGGAAGGAAAAATGGACGAACAGCACGTTCTCTCACAAGTACAGACAATTTTCGACGGCAAAGTAAAGTATCTTCATCTTGGCTGTCCCGATAATTTTCATCCCAAGAGCGTAGGATTCAAAGAAAGAATGAATCAAATTCTTGCAATGATTGGACATCACGAATATACTGTCATCGCTCCAAAAGTTCAATTCACCAATACTGTAGTTCCTCAAAGCTTTAACAATTTTGTTTTCGAAGAAGAAAATGGCCTTTTCCGAACTATTACACCTGCTGATGGAGTTGTAATTGAAAATGCAGCACCAGCTGCCATTTTCAATGCCGACTGTCATTGTGGAATTTTGTATCATGAAAAAACTCGTCGTTTTGTTTTAATGCATCTTGGACTGAAATGTTTCTATCGAGAAGATGGTTCACCTGACATCATTCAGCAAGCAATTTCTGCTCTTGGCAATCCACCAGAAGAACTCAAATTCTGGTTCGGAGCCGGAATCGGTCCTTGTTGCAATGGTTATGATCATTCAAATCCAAAGAATATTGAACTCGCACACCAACTCAACATTCGTTTCGGTGATCAAAAATATTCTGTAATCAATGACCATGTTACAGTAATCCACGGACCAAGATCTGGACAAGTAGCTTATAGCAATACCTTGATGATTTACGAACTCGCATTAGAACATTTGCCAAGTCAACATTTTTCGACTGACCATAAATGCACCAGCTGCCAAGGCCGAGAGCAACATCCTGAAAAACCGCAAATGTGGTCCAATGTTCGTGGTCACAAAGAACGCAATCTTTTCCTCGCTTGGCTCGCCTGATCTTTCATTCACGCTAGTTTTCTAGCGTTTTTTATTTGGATTTACATTATTTAATATGTATAATATAATCAACAGAAGTCGATTCGTAATTTGCATATTCGTATCATTTGCATAAATTTGTATATTTGTATTATGATTCTAGCAGTCAACAAAAAGGCATTCCACGATTATAATATTCTTGAAAAATTAGAGGCTGGTTTAAAATTGCAAGGTCAAGAAGTAAAATCAGCTAAACAAAAAAATATTAGCCTAAAAGGCGCCTATGTCACAATTAGTTATACTGGACATAATCATCAACCAGAAGCCTGGCTTTTAAATGCCCACATTTCTCCATATAAATTTGCTGGCAATTTAAAATCATACGAACCAACAAGATCAAGAAAATTACTTCTTAAAAAAAATGAAGTATTAAGACTTATTGGCTTAAAAAAGCAAAAGGGCTTGACATTTATCCCTATTTCAGTTTATACTAAAAAGGGATTAATTAAGCTTGAACTTGGCATTTGCCGCGGCAAGAAATTATTTGATAAAAGACAAGATATCAAAAAAAGAGAAAGTCAAAGAGAAACTCAAAGACTTTTTCGCTCCAAATCGTAGAAGTAAAGGTTTGGAATTTGGAATTTGGTAATTTCAGGCCACGGGGGGTGTCAAGCTTCGCTAAAGAGCGTAGTTTAAAAAATTCATGTAGAGTTGCAAGATACTCTCTAAACTTCTTGCATTATTATAAGTGCAAACTTATTATCAAAGGTCTCTGAAAAAGTAAAAGCTTTTGCTCAATCTTTTTCATTTCAACCTTCAACTGTAGTCGCTTAATACCCGATTACCATCTATCCCGCTAGATTCGTGTGTGGGAATTAGGTGTCATCGTACGAATGTAGATATTTTCTCGCCTTAGGAAATATTGAAAATTTTAACGGCTTTGAGTAATAAATATTTTTTTGGTTTTAAGTTTATTATTCGAGACAACCAAAACCAGATAAACTTGTAAAAGTTTTTTAAGCAAACTTTTTACACGCGAGTGCAATTCTCGCCACCTCCATTTATTAAACATTTAACTGTTAACTGTTAACTTTTAACTGTTAACTGTTATAATCACAAACATATAAAGTATCGATCACACTACAAAAAATTCAACCCAAAAAGATTCAAACGAACTTGGGTTAACGAAGAAATTAGATTGCCACAAGTTGCTGTTATTGATGAAACTGGCAAAAGTTTAGGAATTCTACCAACTTACAAAGCCATCTCTCTTGCAAAAGAAAGAGGTTTTGATCTAGTCGAAGTCGCTCCAGATGTTCATCCTCCTGTTTGTAAATTTTTAGATTTTGGAAAATATAAATATCAGAAAGAAAAACAAGAACAGCAACAAAAGAAAAAAGCCAAAAAAGTTGAAATAAAGGGTATCCGAATTTCTCCTAGAATTTCTGATAACGATTTAGAATTCAAAGCAAAACAAGCTGATAAATTTTTAAGCGAAGGCAATAAAGTCAGAATCGAAATAGTCATCAAAGGTCGCGAAAATGCTCATATGGATTTAGTTAATGCAACGCTTCACCGCTTTGTTGATACTATGGAAACTAAGATCAAAGTTGAACAACAGCCAAAAAGACAAAGACTAGGTATGGCTATGGTTGTTGCTAAGGCTTAAAACCCTTGTCAATCATATTATTTCGTGTTAACCTAATAAAAAGATTTTTTAATTTAACAAAATTCTGTCTATCGGCAGAAAAACGAATTCGCAAATTCGCATATTCGCAACATTTGCAAATTAAATTTTGGAATGCAAAATTTAATTTCGTATATTCATAATTATAACTTATGCCTAAACTAAAAACTCACAAAGCTACAGCAAAAAGATTTTGGAAAACAGGAAAAAACAAATTTGCTCAGAGAACTCCAAATCAAGACCATTTTAACGCAAGAGAAAATGGAACAGATTCTCGTATCAAAAAATCTGACAAAATAGTTTTTGCTGGCAATGTTAGCCATGTCAAAAAGTCATTACCTTACGTTTAAACTTTATTAAATATTTATATCTTTTTAAACAATGCCAAGAGTTAAAAGAGGAACAATAGCTAACAAAAGACGCAAAAAAATCTTAAAACGTACTAAAGGCTACATTACTGGCCGATCAAAAAAATATCGAGCTGCCAAAGAAGCTTATCTTCATGCACAACGATATGCTTTTCGTGATCGCAAAAAAAAGAAAGCTGATTTTAGACAAGTTTGGATTATCAGACTTAGTGCAGCATTAAAACAATACGATTTATCTTACAGCAAATTTATTTTTGCTTTGAAAAAACACAAAATCGAATTAGATCGTAAAGTTTTAGCTGACTTAGCTGTTAATCACACCGACATTTTCAAGAAAATTGTTGAAACTGTAAAATAATATAAATAATATTATAAAATCCATAAGGGGTAAAAATTATTTTTTTATGAGTGATGCATGTTCGAAGATTAGTACTTTTCGCAAAAAGTACTAATCAAGTTACAGAACGAATAAAAAAATATTTTTTACCCCTTTTAAATTGTAAATTTTATGACAATTGAACAAATCTACAAATTATCAATCGAACTTGGCATAAAAGCTGATCTCAGAAATAAAGAAGATATTGATAGAGTATTATCAGATGCCAAAAAAGAATATCAGAATTTACCGAAATCAGAAAAAGAATATTTTGACAAAGACAAATTTTTCAATCCATATTCTGATACCAGAATACAAATTGACAAGCCCAACAAAAAAATTAAAAAAGTTTTAACTGGCATTGATATTAATACTGGCGAAGTATTGCTTGCTGATAAAATTAATGCAGATTTGATTATTATGCATCATCCAATTGGCAAATCTTTAGCTGATGGATTAGAAGATGTCATGCAAATGCAAGCTGGTGTTTTAGAATCTTATGGCTTACCAGCTAACATTGCTGAAAAATTATTAGAAAAAAGAATTTCTGAAGTTACCAATTCTGTAAAACCAATCAATCATTATCAAACAATTGATGCTGCAAAAATATTAAATATCGGCTTTATTAATACTCACACTGTTTGCGATAATTTAGCAGTTGATTTCTTAAAAAAGCATTTTGAAAAAGAAAAAATCTATAACCTCAAAGAAGCCTTAGATTCACTTTTGAAAATTCCAGAATATCGAGAAGCTAAAAAAATGGGCTTCGGACCATATCTAATGGTCGGCGATCCAAAACATCGTGCTGGAAAAATTGTAATTACAGAAATGACTGGCGGAACAGAAGGCTCAAAAGAAATTTATGAAAAAATGGCAAATGTCGGTATTGGAACAACTGTTGCTATGCATATGTCAAAAGAAAACAAAGAAGCTGCTGAAAAAGCAAATATCAATGTTCTAGTCGCCGGACATATCTCATCAGATTCTTTAGGCATGAATTTATTCTTAGACAAATTAGAACAAAAAGGCATCAAGATTATTCCTTGTTCTGGCTTAATTCGTGTAAAACGTAAAAATACAAAAAACTAAAAATACAAAAAAACGCAAAAAATACTGAGATTATTCTCAGTATTTTTATTTGTGTATTTGTGTTAAATCTGTATCAAATCTGTGTAAAATTTGTGGTTTACATATGCGACTTGCACCAAGTTACTTTCTTTTCCCATTTCTTTTTCAAAGATTTATAATACTCATATTTTTTAGATCCAACATTATATTTTTTCATCAATCTTGTATATTTTGTAACATTATCTTTATATATTTGTAAAGTTGCTTTCGAACAAAATTTATAGCTCAAAGCCTTTCCAGCATTTAATCTTCCAGCACCATATTCAAACTTGCTGTAATTTGTCATTCCTTCATACGCTGTTCTTTTTAATGCTTTTTTAACTTGTGAATAAGTTTTTCCTTTTGAAAATAACAATGCTGCAACACCAGCAACATGCGGAGTTGCCATTGAAGTACCTTGATATAATTGCAATGAGAATTTTTTGTAACTTTTAGTTGGGTCAGTATATGTTTGTTGTAGAATACCATCTAAATAACCATCGCTGTTTAAATCAGCATAAGTATCACCACCTGGTGCCATAATATCAAGATTGTTCCCATAGTTTGAATAATAGGTTCTCAAATCTGCATAATCAGTTGCTCCTACAGAAAATGATTCTTTATATGCCGCGGGATAAGCTAATGAAGAATCACCAGTTGAATCAATTCCATCGCCATATGGCCAAGGCCTTTTTCCATTTCCAGCAGCAACAGTTACCAAAATTCCATGTTCATTTGCAGTCTGAATTGCCTCCTCAACAACTTGAACTGGATATTGAAATTCCAAGCTCATTGTGATTACATTTGCTCCATGATTGATCGCCCAGTAGATACCATCAGCAACATTCGAAGACAAAGT
Proteins encoded in this window:
- a CDS encoding nucleotidyl transferase AbiEii/AbiGii toxin family protein, whose amino-acid sequence is MKFYKNEVLNERMKQDWDTLKEFKDIGFLGGGTALALQLGHRLSIDFDFFCSKPISSKLILKVKKFFGKIKILINNSDELTFLTSNKVKITFLYYPFKFNSHLINFEDIKILNILDIASAKAYALNRRANIKDYIDIYTILKSGIKLPEIIKMASNVFGELFSEKLFLSQLLYLEDISTKNFDEIVFIGKNKPSLEQIKTFFNDLIKI
- a CDS encoding NUDIX domain-containing protein translates to MLQGTKEIPFHVSSGGVVYRKKDNKIEIILLHRDKTDTYHLPKGTVEDNESLEVTAKREIHEETGYDVELKSYLGFLNSEFERDNAKIKKVTNYFLFTLIDEKQNDFIKEHDQVLWVEISKAKELVLKNRLDWMEKENEMVKRAELVLSDK
- a CDS encoding laccase domain-containing protein; amino-acid sequence: MDEQHVLSQVQTIFDGKVKYLHLGCPDNFHPKSVGFKERMNQILAMIGHHEYTVIAPKVQFTNTVVPQSFNNFVFEEENGLFRTITPADGVVIENAAPAAIFNADCHCGILYHEKTRRFVLMHLGLKCFYREDGSPDIIQQAISALGNPPEELKFWFGAGIGPCCNGYDHSNPKNIELAHQLNIRFGDQKYSVINDHVTVIHGPRSGQVAYSNTLMIYELALEHLPSQHFSTDHKCTSCQGREQHPEKPQMWSNVRGHKERNLFLAWLA
- the smpB gene encoding SsrA-binding protein SmpB, encoding MILAVNKKAFHDYNILEKLEAGLKLQGQEVKSAKQKNISLKGAYVTISYTGHNHQPEAWLLNAHISPYKFAGNLKSYEPTRSRKLLLKKNEVLRLIGLKKQKGLTFIPISVYTKKGLIKLELGICRGKKLFDKRQDIKKRESQRETQRLFRSKS
- the infC gene encoding translation initiation factor IF-3, translating into MKYRSHYKKFNPKRFKRTWVNEEIRLPQVAVIDETGKSLGILPTYKAISLAKERGFDLVEVAPDVHPPVCKFLDFGKYKYQKEKQEQQQKKKAKKVEIKGIRISPRISDNDLEFKAKQADKFLSEGNKVRIEIVIKGRENAHMDLVNATLHRFVDTMETKIKVEQQPKRQRLGMAMVVAKA
- a CDS encoding 50S ribosomal protein L35, with product MPKLKTHKATAKRFWKTGKNKFAQRTPNQDHFNARENGTDSRIKKSDKIVFAGNVSHVKKSLPYV
- the rplT gene encoding 50S ribosomal protein L20; the encoded protein is MPRVKRGTIANKRRKKILKRTKGYITGRSKKYRAAKEAYLHAQRYAFRDRKKKKADFRQVWIIRLSAALKQYDLSYSKFIFALKKHKIELDRKVLADLAVNHTDIFKKIVETVK
- a CDS encoding Nif3-like dinuclear metal center hexameric protein, yielding MTIEQIYKLSIELGIKADLRNKEDIDRVLSDAKKEYQNLPKSEKEYFDKDKFFNPYSDTRIQIDKPNKKIKKVLTGIDINTGEVLLADKINADLIIMHHPIGKSLADGLEDVMQMQAGVLESYGLPANIAEKLLEKRISEVTNSVKPINHYQTIDAAKILNIGFINTHTVCDNLAVDFLKKHFEKEKIYNLKEALDSLLKIPEYREAKKMGFGPYLMVGDPKHRAGKIVITEMTGGTEGSKEIYEKMANVGIGTTVAMHMSKENKEAAEKANINVLVAGHISSDSLGMNLFLDKLEQKGIKIIPCSGLIRVKRKNTKN
- a CDS encoding S8 family peptidase, with product MSILKRTNVLKSLRIVAVVMFLIGIAGLFSFSRLVFASDYRSDEVVVKFKKGFFKTITGNLCANYGIIVKKKGTGYTVLQVPAGRTVEELLALLKDDTRVKYAHPNYQGKLSWRPNDPYYPVQWNFDRNHLNMEKAWGKTRGKSSVKVAIVDTGVAYENYSVYKKAPDLANSKFVYPYNNAIDFFGTVSYHANDDYGHGTHVAGTIAQSTNNGIGVAGVASNISIIPIDVFYSDGSTLSSNVADGIYWAINHGANVITMSLEFQYPVQVVEEAIQTANEHGILVTVAAGNGKRPWPYGDGIDSTGDSSLAYPAAYKESFSVGATDYADLRTYYSNYGNNLDIMAPGGDTYADLNSDGYLDGILQQTYTDPTKSYKKFSLQLYQGTSMATPHVAGVAALLFSKGKTYSQVKKALKRTAYEGMTNYSKFEYGAGRLNAGKALSYKFCSKATLQIYKDNVTKYTRLMKKYNVGSKKYEYYKSLKKKWEKKVTWCKSHM